Proteins encoded within one genomic window of Halodesulfurarchaeum formicicum:
- a CDS encoding FxsA family protein, whose amino-acid sequence MLRLLLAGLLLIPLADIALLVVVAGTIGWAPTVALVVLTALLGMLFVRAEGRHTLRRMQRSLAEGELPTDQVVDGGLLIAAGAFLLTPGLVTDAVGFLLALPLSRVPIRIVLKRYVITPMIDSRTGGFATGRVYTAGFPGSDGSGGDGAGPWTTGPGSNDGGSTGDTIDLGPEEYDVSEER is encoded by the coding sequence ATGTTGCGGTTGCTCCTGGCCGGCCTGCTCCTGATTCCCCTCGCGGACATCGCCCTCCTGGTTGTGGTCGCCGGGACGATCGGCTGGGCCCCGACCGTCGCGCTGGTCGTGCTCACGGCCCTCCTGGGGATGCTCTTTGTCAGAGCCGAAGGACGACACACACTCCGACGGATGCAGCGTTCGCTGGCCGAGGGCGAGTTGCCGACCGACCAGGTCGTCGACGGCGGGTTGCTCATCGCTGCGGGGGCCTTCCTGCTCACGCCGGGGCTCGTGACCGACGCGGTGGGCTTTCTCCTCGCGCTCCCGCTCTCGCGAGTGCCCATCCGGATCGTGCTCAAGCGCTATGTCATCACGCCGATGATCGACAGCCGAACGGGCGGCTTCGCGACAGGGCGAGTCTACACGGCCGGCTTCCCTGGGTCCGATGGATCGGGTGGGGACGGGGCCGGCCCCTGGACGACTGGGCCGGGCTCGAATGACGGCGGATCGACGGGCGATACGATCGACCTGGGACCCGAGGAGTACGACGTCTCCGAGGAGCGCTGA
- a CDS encoding ribbon-helix-helix domain-containing protein — translation MSTDSDAAGDGKMEKINVRVPQSLLTQIDEVWEERGYANKSEFIREALRSAVNPPTQLSTEALEHLAESRKQREQGETVSQDDVKGRLGIDD, via the coding sequence ATGAGCACCGACAGTGACGCCGCTGGCGACGGAAAGATGGAGAAGATCAACGTCAGGGTGCCACAGTCGCTGTTGACACAAATCGACGAGGTCTGGGAGGAACGCGGCTACGCGAACAAGTCCGAATTTATCCGTGAGGCCCTTCGAAGTGCCGTCAATCCCCCGACGCAACTATCGACCGAAGCGCTGGAGCACCTCGCCGAGAGCCGAAAACAACGCGAGCAGGGCGAGACCGTTTCGCAGGACGATGTGAAGGGCCGTCTGGGCATCGATGACTGA
- a CDS encoding AbrB/MazE/SpoVT family DNA-binding domain-containing protein has protein sequence MTDDDSNSAMFPSAFAKAMGQAGSDATETSAQMTEAMLDAVPTPESFPLEAVQGTATFKTRIQSGGRISIPDAEREVLDLGEGDIVQAVIVPLKRNQDND, from the coding sequence ATGACAGACGACGACTCCAACTCCGCCATGTTTCCCTCGGCCTTCGCGAAGGCGATGGGGCAGGCGGGCTCCGACGCGACCGAAACCTCAGCACAGATGACCGAAGCCATGCTCGATGCGGTTCCCACGCCCGAGTCGTTCCCGCTGGAGGCGGTCCAGGGGACGGCGACGTTCAAGACCCGGATCCAGAGTGGTGGCCGGATCAGCATTCCCGACGCCGAACGCGAGGTCCTCGACCTCGGCGAGGGTGATATCGTCCAGGCAGTGATCGTGCCGCTCAAGCGCAACCAGGACAATGACTGA
- the gpmI gene encoding 2,3-bisphosphoglycerate-independent phosphoglycerate mutase translates to MEVALVILDGWGLGDHDRLNAIEAAHTPTFDRYWDTGVTGTLRTDGPTVGLPEGRMGNSEVGHLTIGAGRPLDQPALRIDRQIEAGTFCENEALRTVFDDTREQDGRLHLMGLVSDGGVHADQAHLHALIECAAAEGLEVVIHAFMDGRDTSPTAGEAFITELQSEIERIGTGSVATVTGRYYAMDRDGNWERTKRAYDAIVNREATHEAKSARAAVEQSYDRGDTDEFIEPTLIADGPPLESGDGVVFCNFRADRARQLTRMLADIDPAWPQSTEPPEITLATMTEYDRRFDLPVLIEPNEPEITLGAVLERAGLTQLRIAESEKYPHVTYFLNGGREIEFEGEIREIVASPDVPTYDQKPEMSAAGVTDAAVRIIDEQDPDVLVLNYANPDMVGHTGDYEATIEAVETVDAELDRLGTAIREAGGHLLVTADHGNAEDMGTPETPHTAHTFNPVPFISIDPANGNGRIREGGTLADLAPTILSILGLDRPEGMTGRSLLTN, encoded by the coding sequence ATGGAGGTGGCGCTCGTCATCCTCGACGGCTGGGGACTCGGCGACCACGACCGATTGAACGCGATCGAGGCCGCTCACACCCCCACGTTCGATCGCTACTGGGACACGGGCGTCACCGGCACCCTCCGCACCGACGGGCCGACCGTGGGCCTGCCGGAGGGACGCATGGGAAACAGCGAGGTGGGTCATCTCACCATCGGAGCCGGGCGCCCACTAGATCAACCGGCCCTCCGCATCGACCGACAGATCGAAGCCGGCACCTTCTGCGAGAACGAGGCCCTCCGGACCGTTTTCGACGACACCAGAGAACAGGACGGACGGCTGCACCTCATGGGGCTGGTCAGTGACGGCGGCGTTCACGCCGATCAGGCCCACTTACACGCGCTCATCGAGTGTGCCGCCGCGGAGGGCCTGGAGGTGGTGATCCACGCCTTCATGGACGGCCGGGACACGAGCCCGACCGCCGGCGAGGCGTTCATCACCGAACTCCAATCCGAAATCGAGCGGATCGGAACCGGCTCGGTCGCGACCGTCACCGGCCGCTACTACGCGATGGACCGGGACGGGAACTGGGAGCGAACCAAACGGGCCTACGACGCGATCGTAAACCGTGAGGCGACACATGAGGCCAAATCGGCACGGGCCGCCGTCGAACAGTCGTATGACCGTGGAGACACGGACGAGTTCATCGAACCGACCCTGATCGCGGACGGGCCGCCACTCGAATCCGGTGATGGCGTGGTCTTCTGCAACTTCCGGGCCGATCGGGCACGCCAGCTCACCCGGATGCTCGCGGACATCGACCCCGCCTGGCCCCAGTCGACGGAGCCACCGGAGATCACGCTCGCGACGATGACCGAGTACGATCGGCGCTTCGATCTGCCCGTCCTCATCGAACCAAACGAGCCCGAAATCACCCTTGGTGCGGTCCTCGAACGGGCCGGGTTGACACAGCTCCGGATCGCCGAGTCCGAGAAGTACCCCCACGTCACGTACTTCCTCAACGGCGGCCGCGAGATCGAGTTCGAGGGCGAAATCCGGGAGATCGTCGCCAGCCCGGACGTGCCGACCTACGATCAAAAGCCGGAGATGAGCGCAGCCGGGGTCACCGACGCCGCGGTCCGGATCATCGACGAGCAGGACCCTGACGTACTCGTGCTCAACTACGCGAACCCCGACATGGTCGGGCACACGGGCGACTACGAGGCGACGATCGAGGCCGTCGAGACCGTCGACGCCGAACTCGATCGCCTGGGCACGGCCATCCGGGAGGCAGGTGGCCACCTGCTCGTAACCGCCGACCACGGCAACGCCGAGGACATGGGCACGCCGGAGACACCGCACACGGCCCACACGTTCAATCCAGTCCCGTTCATCTCGATCGATCCCGCGAACGGTAACGGCCGCATTCGCGAGGGCGGGACCCTCGCGGATCTCGCGCCAACGATCCTCTCGATTCTCGGACTCGACCGCCCCGAGGGGATGACGGGACGCTCCCTGCTCACGAATTAA